The Micropterus dolomieu isolate WLL.071019.BEF.003 ecotype Adirondacks linkage group LG11, ASM2129224v1, whole genome shotgun sequence genomic interval CAGATATAGGAGTTCCCATTGTTGACACAAATGTGCTGGCAGTCATGTCCCTGGGCACATGCTTCCAAACCTGAAAAGAAAAGCTCACACCTCAGTGACTTCAAAAACAGTCACTTAGCTTTTTGCAGAGCCTTTGGACACACTTCACTTCAAAAGAAGTGGATGTCTTAGCCATGTGACcaatacatttcaacattcacAGTCTCTAAATCTCCTGCTTATTCACACTGGTCTCAAAAGAGTTGATATGAGGTGTGTCCACAAGACAAACTGCCTCAACACCTCCTACTCTCCAGTTGGAGCTTTTGGTGCTCTGATGAACCACGCTTTGAAGATCCAAGCATGGTGCTTTGTGGAATATCTGAGATGGCGGATCACACCACAGCCACAAAATATGCATATTGAAACAAATTAGGTGCTTACGTGAGCATGTTTTCCGGTCAGCATTCAATACATATCCCATAGGACACTTGCAGAGATACGAGTCATCACTGTTGACACAAATCTGCTGGCAATCATGTCCCTGGGCACATGCATCCAATCCTGGAAAGAAGCACTTCCACATCTGACTTAGACTACCACCATCAGTCAAGAAGCTCTTGACCGTTGAGAACCCCCCTCCCCGACCAATTTCCTTTAAACGGGAGTATCATGAAATCTATGGTGTGTATGGTATGTACAATTGATTACAGTGGAGCCAGCTGTGCAGGAGTTGGTCCAGCTGCCAATTATCATCATTACTCTGTTCTGCTTCAAATATGTGGTTCCTGCCTCAACACACTGCCAGATTGTGGGCTCAGCTACCTAGTTAGTCTTGCACCAGCGTTGGCattctgctttgtgtgtgtgttttttttgtagtttggcTAATTCCTGTTCTCCACGACTGGTCCCGTCTCCTGCCTCTGCTCTGCTCCTGTTTGCCTTGGAACCTGACTGCTTATCCCTGAATCTCTGGACTCTTAATCGGGATTGGACTTCACTCTCTGGATCTCTGGACGTCCCCTGCCCGATTAAACTATCTGCTTCCCTGCCTGGTACTGCGCTCTCCTCTGGCTCATAGCTCAAACCCAAACCTCCCCAGAATCATATACTGCTGGCATTCACTATCAAGTATTGTGTTTACAAATCCTTCTCAACTCTAGTATCTGACTCAGTGtgctgtgtcctgcatttgggttctCACAACAGTCTAGCCTTAACATTTAAAGCTGTTGCACCAATCAACCCTTTTATCTTTTTACAGTTTCACAGCAGAAAAGAACATAGTGAGATTTGAAGCAAATCTAATACACTGTACCAAAGAAGAGAATAATATATTTTAGAGAGGTCCAACACAAATGAGTCATTAGTGCTGACACAAATATGTTGGCAGTCATGTCCCTGGGCACATTTGTCTGAACCTGAAGAGAAACACTTCTTACGTGAGCATGTTTTGTTGTCTGGATTCAAAATATATCCCACTCGACACTTGCAGATGTACGAGTCATCACTGTTTATACAAATGTGCTGGCAATCATGTCCATGGGCACATGGATCAGAACCTGAAAAGAAACATGTCCACATGTGATATGGCATCATTTAAGCAGAGCTTGGAGTGTTGAAGCctctgtctggtcattgtttCTATTACAGTTGATGCTACAATCCATCTCCATCATGTCCCTCGGCACGGgtatacaattttaaaaagagagACCCCAATACCccaagattttattaataatcTAGAAAAAGGCCTCTGTAAAATTTAGGTAAGCACTTCATTTTGTACCAGGGCATGGACTTGAAACTCAGACTTTCATTGTCCTATCTGGTCTGtgttaacaacaaacaaaaaacaacaacaacaaaaacaacgtGTCGGAAGCAGAAATACTCATGTTGATGGTATCAGCGGCTAAACCTTTGCTTGAACACCACCTATTTCTAATACAACTGGGGATTCTACAGACTACATGGCTGTGCCGTGGGCTCACCAGTATCACCTATCATGGCCAACATCTACAAGAAGTAATATGCAGAGCTCTGAACTCTTTTAGAGGAACAACACCACGGcaatggtacagatatgtggatgacacatgggtcaaaattaaaacccagTAAGTGCAAACCTttacagaacacatcaactcagTGGACAGTAATGTCAAGTTCACACGAGGggaacaacagtttggccttcttgGACTGTGCCGTACACAATGAAGAGGACAGAAGATTCTACATAGGAGTttacaggaaacccacacacagaccaatacttAACTCTCTGACTAACCACCCACTGCAGCATAAGCTAGGGGTTATTGAGACCACTGAGCTTataacataccaacaagtgccAAGGCCCAGGAGAAGGAACATTAACACCTCAAGGATGCACTTAAAGCTTGTGGATCGTCAAACTGGACCTTTTGGGAAAACAGCCACGGGATCTATGAAGAACACCAGCACTATGTTAAGACAGTCAGTCCACCCAAAAGACTGCACACCCAAGCACAAGAAACCAATCTAGTGTACGCTGTCCAGTGCAGTGACCTATATATCGGGGAAAGTAAACAACCATTAGACAAACGCATGGcccaacacagaagggccaattCCTCAGTTCATGACTCAGCAGTTTACCTACACCCGAAGGACAGGGGACACTCGTTTCAAGAAGAACAATGTATATATTTTGGATAGGTAAGAGAGGTTtgaaagaggaggagtgaaGGAAACCATCTACATCAAATAGGAGAGACCATCACTTAACATGGGGAGGAGGCCTGCAACACATTTATCCCCCACCTACAATACTGTCCTTTCATCCCAGGAGAATTAGCAAACACTCACATCTGGACTCAGGTGACTCTAACGACTGTACCGACTGctgttacaacagccaggagcactaacaaacaaAGGGGTATTTCTAGTATGAAATACACACATTCCACTCCACCGTTCCATTTCCACTTTTTAGTGATAAGTAGGTACTCCAAATGTGCATTACTCAGCCCCACTTGCTGCTCGTTCAAAACACGTTCACTATTCACTTTGTACAAGAGCATGCATATCAAACACAGTATACAGTTAAAATTCAGGTGCTTACGTGAGCATGTTTTCTGGTCTGCATTCAACACATAACCCTCATGACATATGCAAAGGTGAGAATCGCCATCTTTGACACAAATATGTTGGCAGTCATGTCCCTGGGTACATGCATCTGAACCTGAAAAGAGAACTTCCACAGCTAAAATCCAAAGCTAACTTCCTTGGTGAATTATATGATTGCcaaaattgatttaaaaatataaaaaggccATGGCCAAATGCTCAATGTCTCTTTCTGCATTTATTCAAGTATATACAACAGTCAAAATTGTAGTTAACCACAGACAGTGCGCTATGACATGCATATCAAATCTCATGATAAAGCCCAGGTTCTTACGTGAACACGTTTTCTGGTCTGCGTTCAACACATATCCCACTTGACATTTGCAGATGTACGAATTATCATTGCTGACACAAATATGCTGGCAGTCATGTCCCTGGGAACATGAATCCAAACCTGAAAAGAGACATCCACACTGACTTAATTAAAGCTTCACCAGTCAATTTATAGTTTAAGTCATGGCCATGTGCTCTATACCTGTAGGCGCATCAGTCTCAGTCTCCCAACTTCCTGATCAttcaaaataaactgaattCTTACTTCCTAATCCTTAGAACAACCCACAACCTACTGATTTATGTGGGTCCACATAGCCAATATCAGTGTTTCACCAACTTTTTCCGTCCAAAACAAACTTTTGGCTGCAAACACCAATAGGTTCAGGTATTTTGAATGCTCCAGAAAATTGATTCTAAAACATTTACTCGAGTAGAAAACAGACTTTGagtgaaaaccaaaacactgaatTCCGACAtgcatataaaatgtatatgtcAAAATCTGGTTCTTACGTGAGCATGTTTCCTGGTCTGGATTTAACACATATCCTTCACGGCACATGCAAAGGTATGAATCACCCTTTGTGATACAAATATGCTGGCAGTTATGTCCCTGGTCGCATGTTTCCAAACCTGAAAAGAGACACTTCCAGAGCTAACACTTCCACCATCAGGAAAGACAAGcattgattgaaaaaaaaaatgtgatgcGTTCGCCAAATGCTTTTAGCCTTTTTCTGCCTTTAACCAagcatttctaaaaatctttAGTTAACCAGTGATACTGCACTAAGCCATGCATATCATAAGGTCCAAGTTCTTACGTGAGCATGTTTTCTGGTCTGCATTTAACTTATATCCCACACGACACTTGCAGATGTACGAGTCAACATTGTTTTCACAAATGTGCTGGCAATCATGTCCATGGGCACATGAAGTAGAACCTGAAATGAGACACATGTAACTGACATCTCATGACATCAGTTAAGAAGAGCCTGGACTGTTGTAGCATCTGTCTGGCCATTGTTCCTTTTACTACTGATGCTAGCTGtggtttcattttgtttctctttctgcaTATTAATCAAGTCTCCCAAGTCTCTGAGTTATTTAGGCTGAGCTCAACAGCTGACTGTGTGAAAGTTTTAAGAGCAAAGTGTAATATTAGTCACAACAGGCATAAAGAAAGTCTGCACTCTACCTCAACAATTTCTGGTCCTTCACAATTACAGTCCACATTACAACGTGTCTTTCAAACAGCAAGACCTGGTGGTTTCTGTATTTGATCAAGTACTGAAGTAATGattgtcataaaccaaagacGCTGCCCTAAGACATGCATATCAAATCTCACAAGGCATGTTTTCTGGTCTGCAGTTAAAATCCAATAAATGCTTGCAGATATAGACACTTCATAAAAACATACACTCCAAATCTAATTAAAGGGTAAAGTTGCTTACGTGAGCATGTTTTCTGGTCAGCATTCAATACATATCCCAAATGACACTTGCAGATGTAAGAATCATCAGTGTTTACACAAACATGCTGGCAGTCATTTCCCTGGGCACATGTAGTTGAACCTGAAAACAGACACTCCCAAATGAAGCACACTCAGTCGAATTACATCAGTCAAGCAAATCATAGCTGAGATGTTAATGGGCCATTCAAATTTATAATTCAGGGCCATTTGCTCACACTCTCTGTGCATCACTCCCAGTTTCCTAATTTTATGCTCTTTCAAATAAACTCAATATTGACTGCTGCATACATGCTGCAGTGCTGTGCTCCACAGAATGGGTTCTACATTTACTCAGGTACCAATAATAATGAACTTAGGGACACTGCACCAAGCGATGGACGTGAAAGCTATTTGTAAGGGTCCTTACGTGAGCATGTTTTCTGGTCTGCATTCAACACATATCCCTCGTGACACATACAAAGGTAAGAGTCTGCATTTTTGACACAAATATGGTCGCAGTCATTTCCCTGGACACACGTATCCAATTCTGAAAAGAGACAATTCTACATTTAACTGTCTCAACAACAACCAACTTGTACACTGCTCACACTGTTGCTGATTTGTGCCTGACCCTTTACAAATTCAAGCTGAACTGAGCATTTACTTCCCACTTTTCAGAATAACCCGAACCCAAGTAGCATCTGTCATAACTGGAGCAGAAGCCAGTGTAGAAAAGCCTTAAGGTCAGTTCCTTTCAATAGCTGCTGTGGTGGCACCAAGAATACTTCAACACCAAAAGACTGGGAAAAGAGCCAAGCCAATGTGTTTCTAcagattttgtttaaaaaaaaaacatgatataAACATAAAGTCTACCTGAAATGTCCAGGTTCTTAAGTTGGCATGTTTTCTGGTCTGCATTCAAAACATATCCCATTCGACATTTGCAGATGTACGAATGATCAGTGTTGACACAAATATGCTGGCAGTCATGTCCCTGGGAACATGAGTCCAaacctgaaaagaaaaaactccCACATGACATGAAGCCCTCATTGTTCTACTTATTGTAGAGCATTTGATTGGCAATTATTACTTTTACCGTTCAGATAAACAAGCTAAGAGGTGCCCACCGTAGAAAGAGCCATATTTTGCTATGTCTGGTATATAGAAACCTTTAATCGTGCAAAACACATGACTGACCAAAAGATAGACAGCAAATCTAGGAAAAATATTGTGGTTCTTACGTGAGCATGTTTTCTGGTCTGCATTCAACATATATCCCTCTTGACATTTGCAGATGTACGAGTCATTATTGCGGACACAAATATGTTGGCAGTCATGTCCATGGGCACATGCATCTGAACCTGAAAAGAAACACTTTCACATCTAACCAACTAGTCTAACTACATCAGCCAAGGAGCCCTGAGTCAGTTGCATTTCATACACTTGCACATCTCCCTTTAAGTGGGCTTTAACTAGGGTTCAACTTTGCAGAtcttttagatttagattttttttggcTCTAAAGTACATAACCCAAAAGTTGGCAGCAAGCAATGAACATATTTCCAggttcaaaacaaacaacaaatatatttgtCTCAAAAGCTAAAATTAAAATCAGAGAAATTTGAGAAAATGTATGATCTTACGTGAGCATGTTTTCTGGTCTGCATTCAACACGTATCCCACCCGACACTTGCAGGTGTATGAGTCACCATTGCTGATACAAATGTGCTGGCAGTCATGTCTCTGGGAACATGTATCTGAACCTGAAAAGAGACACTCCCACATCTGACTGACATAGTCTTGGATTCAGTTTAGAGCAGGGTCTTCAAAACTAGGCCGTCATCATGTCCTGCTCATTTAATTTGTACTGAATAGTGTCAGCCCTAATCTATTTAGGGCAACCCAAAACATTAGTAACAAGAGATGGTATGCAGTGTGTCCACAGCACAACGTGCGGAACTAACTGATGTCCATAGAGTGCTTCAAAAGCTTATGAACTTGGATTTCCAATGTTCAAAGTTCTGACAaagattttaaaagttttttataCCTCTAATACGGCTTTTCCCATCCAATcccaaatatatattttttatttctttaaaacaaaattgtctttttcagcagttgttTTCAGATAACGAATCCTCTAAAAACACAGTGAGATTTTGTGACAGACATTTGGACAAAAACCATTAAGACAAAGATAAAGATTCTTACGTGAGCATGTTTTCTTGTCCGTGTTCAAGACATAGCCCGCACGACATTTGCAGTTGTATGAGTTGCCATTGTTGACACAAATGTGCTGGcaattgtgtccctgagcacaTGGATCCAAACCTGAAAAGAAACACTCCAATGTCTGATTGGCTTAAGCCTAGTAAAATCAATCACTTTGTGTTATTCCTTTTGTGTTAGTGAGGTGTAAGTAGgtattgattaattgtttttaattctACAAAGCCACATGCAGGTTAGTTTGCTTAATATCTGTGCTTTAAATATAGTGATACAAGAGTGAATTAATTTTGTATCTATTTTTAGTTCAGAccatgcaaacacaaaatgttcTGAAGGAAACACTTCCGTCATAATAATTGCATGTCTTTAGTAGTGACGTCATTGTTGTGGGGAGACAGAAGTTGGTCTCAGTGATACACAGAGGTTGGCTGAACTCACAAACTCAGGTTCAAGATGTCATTCAAAAACAATGAATTTTGAATTTGCAGGGCTGGAAGTCAGTCATAATTTTAAGCCCAGTGTGTGATAAGTTCGACGAAGAAATTTGCATGAATAGCATGGGTAACCTTAGCAGTTACCTTGTTAGTTTGGGTGGTACCAGAAGTCGGAAAGAGAAATTAAAAGGTCACactcttaaataaataaatgtttcactCGTGGACAGTTACTCAAAGGTACTGAGCCGTCAAGAGGTCAGGATGGGAATTTTTCTAAATGAAATACTTCTGCATTACCTTGCAATACATTTGGTATTGCTTTTGGTTTCCCAAGAGTGTTTTACATTCTCTGAAATGTTGCTAAGGATACGGATACGTAGCTGTGTCTATTGTTCCAGCGTGTCTACACATGTGGCATTTCAGTCGCGTTTTTCTGTTGTCCGTCCAGCGGAACAGATATTTTAATCCATCCAGCTGTCTGCACCGGCCACTAATGTTTTACTCGCATGTAAACTGGACCTAAAGCATATTTTTACACTTCAAGTCTATATGGTTCTGTTTTAAAATGCACTGCGAGATAATGCAACATATTGCCAAGGACTGCAAAAGAATTGGGAGTGAACACAAAACTTATTTCGAGAAAATGCAAAACTTTTTGGGAGAGAGCGCAAAAGCTGTTCAGAATAAAATCTCACTGACCTTTTGGGGACTCCGTACGAATTAAACTTTTATTGTAAAAACTAAGCACCAAGTTCTTATTTTCCATGTTCTGATATCACCTAAATGTATCATGGCAATAAGCATTTGGGCTGGATCAAGCATTCCTGTAGCCTTAAGCattaagtaggcctactacattaaatataaatattatgttTAAACACGTAAACATTCTTCACTCTATTACATGTAGTGCTTTGTTTATATGAACAGTTTGACATGTTTTCTTCCTGGAATCTTGTTGTCACAGTGAGGTTGCCAGGCAACTGACAGAGACACCCAGAAgtcagccaagaaatagtccagcaacTGTGAAACTTGTTCTTGcaaattgttaatttttttatacggatcaaacaaatgaaatttaacattttaactatTATACTACCCAGTTTCTATTATTTATAAGTTAGCTtgctgctggctccagcttcatattgaaCAGATATATTAACAGATAttagagtggtatcaatcttctcatctaatgaTGTGCATTTAGAGGCTAATCAAGCAATTATaaaaacctgtttttttttaagtttctgAAATTCTAAACATTTCCACTCAAATACGTAGGCAAATTTAGCGCAAGCTGAATTTCAGTTGCAGAATGAGTGGCCGTTAATGTTGTGTCACAGATTGCGAAGCCCAAACTGTGGACCTGGCAGCTTAGCATGTCTTCAGGTAACTGAGCAGGGCAAACGGCATAAGGCGCAAGATGCAACGCAGAATGAAAAGAGCAGTGCGCTCCCCTGTGAAAAGTAAAGGCAGCATCATATAAGGGTTTCAACCATTTTAAAGAATTTGCTCTGAATTGGCAGATCAACTAGTGTCTGTCTTCTTCTTTAAGTTGGTTAGTACATTACTTATAATACCTGTTTGATGTTGACTGCATTCCACTTATTATCACCATCTGCATGGCAACAGTTAGTGAACACAGTTTGTGGAAAATCAAACACAACAAGTGGTGGTAAATACCTGGTTACCATGCCCTAGTTCTTAAGACAAAAGAAGAGGACTAGTGACTTTAGAATGGAGAGTCCCTCTATGGTGCTGCCCATATGATCACAGGTGACATTTCAAGGACGGGTCTGACATACCGTTTTTTCTGCCATCTAGGCCTAGTCCATAAACATCAATTCCGCCATCTAATGGAATATCCGCACTCGCATTCTCATCATCCTTACCACACAAGGTTTCCCTAAATTTGGAAGTGAGCTTCTCTATGACACCATAGGTCTCCACATAAAAGACATGGTCATCATGTGGGTGGCTGGCCATGAGGCGGAGGGACATCAAATCAGCTCTGTCTACTCCCACTGCGTAGATCTCGATCCCAGATGACCGAGCTGCTGCTGATACATCCTCTACCTTGTCCTGGGGCCTCCCGTCTGTCACTATGATGGCTACTTTGGCGATGTTCATGGAGCCAGCTCGGGACCCTGCCTCTGCGGTGAAAGCTTTCTCCATGGCAGTCTTGATGGCCAGGCCTGTCATGGTGCCTGAAGCGAGGGGCTCAACACGGGCCAGCGCCTGCTTCAGGCCAGACTTGTCAAAATATGTCTTCAGTAGAAACTCAATCTGCACTGTGCTGGCATAATTGACAAGGGCGACTCGTGTGGCATCTGGGCCGATCTCCAAGCTGTCCACCATGTCTTGCAGGAACTCCTTGGCCTTTTCAAACTCAGCAGGTCGTACACTGCGGGAGCTGTCTATAATGAAGACCAAGTCTATGGGCTGATTTCTGCAGTTAGACCTTGTTGCTGTACAAAAAGAGAAAGCATGTTTTAAATGGAttaaaagtgtattttccaTTGTATTTGGATTTAAGATACAGTGCTACGTCTCTCACAGTTTGTGAGAATATAAATCTCCTGGTGTTCTCCTATAGCATGCATttgtacacaaacactgtaCCAGTTGCACAAAAACACCACTGTACTATGGACTGAATACAAGCATGTGCTATAAATGGAAAATCAGTATagatgtcatttacactggggatgctgaaaaatagcttgtataaagaaatgttaaataacaaatgaaaatgcttcaAGAAGGCTTTAGTTGCACAATATGAATatatgcaatgcaattaaaatattaaagaaacaAATCTGCATTGCccaagtaacttaagctaaaaaaagtattttattactACTGATCATAGAGTGACACAAAGATGTGCATGCACCAATcgataactttaacaacttctggtcacaattttctttttggcccgtgaacatgacaaaagaggagggatgaCTAAAACACGCCTGTATGTATGTTGAATCAGCAGGAATGTAAttaatgagaaaagttgatctgcaggagaattcatatctgaaagcaatacAGACTGCCTGATAGCctgactgcattatattccattacaatttttgattttgaattgtcacctgcctgATCTTTGtatttccctttacataaataaaaaaatcaccagaAGGCAGGAAAtttagtgtttaatgctcaaaacgTTCTAGAGGAGGACCCCGTCctatttcagcattgaagatGTCCTCAAAACAGTGTTAAATTCTCATCTCGTTCTTGTCAATCCATTATTGTGTATCGTCACGTCTCATTAGTAGAGCCCCTAATCTAAGCCccaatgtccccaccacttttcaacacaaagtgacgcccttggaaATCACAATCAAATCCCGTAATAAACAATAATCAACCTTTTCTCCTGGTATTCACTATTACCACTATGACCATTACACCTaggcaaaataaataatattgtaatGAAACTACA includes:
- the LOC123979341 gene encoding matrilin-2-like isoform X3, with protein sequence MTSSVWGLLGFIGILVSGTLGAFPQFGSHDRQIHSIRPLSVSPQVPPRVNQRFGDIKSIEQTSDEEPSSESFQEVQLGDYGVRGFQQPQQGARPGASSYQNQGRRRTEDGAGGTNSRFYRYQPPHHQPLSQLQHTAAPFASWQPARDSSGSPTSIRTAAATRSNCRNQPIDLVFIIDSSRSVRPAEFEKAKEFLQDMVDSLEIGPDATRVALVNYASTVQIEFLLKTYFDKSGLKQALARVEPLASGTMTGLAIKTAMEKAFTAEAGSRAGSMNIAKVAIIVTDGRPQDKVEDVSAAARSSGIEIYAVGVDRADLMSLRLMASHPHDDHVFYVETYGVIEKLTSKFRETLCGKDDENASADIPLDGGIDVYGLGLDGRKNGLDPCAQGHNCQHICVNNGNSYNCKCRAGYVLNTDKKTCSRSDTCSQRHDCQHICISNGDSYTCKCRVGYVLNADQKTCSRSDACAHGHDCQHICVRNNDSYICKCQEGYMLNADQKTCSRLDSCSQGHDCQHICVNTDHSYICKCRMGYVLNADQKTCQLKNLDISGSTTCAQGNDCQHVCVNTDDSYICKCHLGYVLNADQKTCSRSTSCAHGHDCQHICENNVDSYICKCRVGYKLNADQKTCSRLETCDQGHNCQHICITKGDSYLCMCREGYVLNPDQETCSRLDSCSQGHDCQHICVSNDNSYICKCQVGYVLNADQKTCSRSDACTQGHDCQHICVKDGDSHLCICHEGYVLNADQKTCSRSDPCAHGHDCQHICINSDDSYICKCRVGYILNPDNKTCSRLDACAQGHDCQQICVNSDDSYLCKCPMGYVLNADRKTCSRLEACAQGHDCQHICVNNGNSYICKCRVGYVLNMDQKTCSRSDACAQGHDCQHICINNGDTYNCKCRVGYVLNADQKTCSQEMRSEITQDACMCEAQIVFQKKVQSTIQELSRKLDELSDKVNLIEDQQQY
- the LOC123979341 gene encoding matrilin-2-like isoform X7 is translated as MTSSVWGLLGFIGILVSGTLGAFPQFGSHDRQIHSIRPLSVSPQVPPRVNQRFGDIKSIEQTSDEEPSSESFQEVQLGDYGVRGFQQPQQGARPGASSYQNQGRRRTEDGAGGTNSRFYRYQPPHHQPLSQLQHTAAPFASWQPARDSSGSPTSIRTAAATRSNCRNQPIDLVFIIDSSRSVRPAEFEKAKEFLQDMVDSLEIGPDATRVALVNYASTVQIEFLLKTYFDKSGLKQALARVEPLASGTMTGLAIKTAMEKAFTAEAGSRAGSMNIAKVAIIVTDGRPQDKVEDVSAAARSSGIEIYAVGVDRADLMSLRLMASHPHDDHVFYVETYGVIEKLTSKFRETLCGKDDENASADIPLDGGIDVYGLGLDGRKNGLDPCAQGHNCQHICVNNGNSYNCKCRAGYVLNTDKKTCSRSDTCSQRHDCQHICISNGDSYTCKCRVGYVLNADQKTCSRSDACAHGHDCQHICVRNNDSYICKCQEGYMLNADQKTCSRLDSCSQGHDCQHICVNTDHSYICKCRMGYVLNADQKTCQLKNLDISELDTCVQGNDCDHICVKNADSYLCMCHEGYVLNADQKTCSRSTTCAQGNDCQHVCVNTDDSYICKCHLGYVLNADQKTCSRSTSCAHGHDCQHICENNVDSYICKCRVGYKLNADQKTCSRLETCDQGHNCQHICITKGDSYLCMCREGYVLNPDQETCSRSDPCAHGHDCQHICINSDDSYICKCRVGYILNPDNKTCSRLDACAQGHDCQQICVNSDDSYLCKCPMGYVLNADRKTCSRLEACAQGHDCQHICVNNGNSYICKCRVGYVLNMDQKTCSRSDACAQGHDCQHICINNGDTYNCKCRVGYVLNADQKTCSQEMRSEITQDACMCEAQIVFQKKVQSTIQELSRKLDELSDKVNLIEDQQQY
- the LOC123979341 gene encoding matrilin-3-like isoform X11, with protein sequence MTSSVWGLLGFIGILVSGTLGAFPQFGSHDRQIHSIRPLSVSPQVPPRVNQRFGDIKSIEQTSDEEPSSESFQEVQLGDYGVRGFQQPQQGARPGASSYQNQGRRRTEDGAGGTNSRFYRYQPPHHQPLSQLQHTAAPFASWQPARDSSGSPTSIRTAAATRSNCRNQPIDLVFIIDSSRSVRPAEFEKAKEFLQDMVDSLEIGPDATRVALVNYASTVQIEFLLKTYFDKSGLKQALARVEPLASGTMTGLAIKTAMEKAFTAEAGSRAGSMNIAKVAIIVTDGRPQDKVEDVSAAARSSGIEIYAVGVDRADLMSLRLMASHPHDDHVFYVETYGVIEKLTSKFRETLCGKDDENASADIPLDGGIDVYGLGLDGRKNGLDPCAQGHNCQHICVNNGNSYNCKCRAGYVLNTDKKTCSRSDTCSQRHDCQHICISNGDSYTCKCRVGYVLNADQKTCSRSDACAHGHDCQHICVRNNDSYICKCQEGYMLNADQKTCSRLDSCSQGHDCQHICVNTDHSYICKCRMGYVLNADQKTCQLKNLDISGSDPCAHGHDCQHICINSDDSYICKCRVGYILNPDNKTCSRLDACAQGHDCQQICVNSDDSYLCKCPMGYVLNADRKTCSRLEACAQGHDCQHICVNNGNSYICKCRVGYVLNMDQKTCSRSDACAQGHDCQHICINNGDTYNCKCRVGYVLNADQKTCSQEMRSEITQDACMCEAQIVFQKKVQSTIQELSRKLDELSDKVNLIEDQQQY
- the LOC123979341 gene encoding matrilin-2-like isoform X4, with product MTSSVWGLLGFIGILVSGTLGAFPQFGSHDRQIHSIRPLSVSPQVPPRVNQRFGDIKSIEQTSDEEPSSESFQEVQLGDYGVRGFQQPQQGARPGASSYQNQGRRRTEDGAGGTNSRFYRYQPPHHQPLSQLQHTAAPFASWQPARDSSGSPTSIRTAAATRSNCRNQPIDLVFIIDSSRSVRPAEFEKAKEFLQDMVDSLEIGPDATRVALVNYASTVQIEFLLKTYFDKSGLKQALARVEPLASGTMTGLAIKTAMEKAFTAEAGSRAGSMNIAKVAIIVTDGRPQDKVEDVSAAARSSGIEIYAVGVDRADLMSLRLMASHPHDDHVFYVETYGVIEKLTSKFRETLCGKDDENASADIPLDGGIDVYGLGLDGRKNGLDPCAQGHNCQHICVNNGNSYNCKCRAGYVLNTDKKTCSRSDTCSQRHDCQHICISNGDSYTCKCRVGYVLNADQKTCSRSDACAHGHDCQHICVRNNDSYICKCQEGYMLNADQKTCSRLDSCSQGHDCQHICVNTDHSYICKCRMGYVLNADQKTCQLKNLDISELDTCVQGNDCDHICVKNADSYLCMCHEGYVLNADQKTCSRSTTCAQGNDCQHVCVNTDDSYICKCHLGYVLNADQKTCSRSTSCAHGHDCQHICENNVDSYICKCRVGYKLNADQKTCSRLETCDQGHNCQHICITKGDSYLCMCREGYVLNPDQETCSRLDSCSQGHDCQHICVSNDNSYICKCQVGYVLNADQKTCSRSDACTQGHDCQHICVKDGDSHLCICHEGYVLNADQKTCSRSDPCAHGHDCQHICINSDDSYICKCRVGYILNPDNKTCSRLEACAQGHDCQHICVNNGNSYICKCRVGYVLNMDQKTCSRSDACAQGHDCQHICINNGDTYNCKCRVGYVLNADQKTCSQEMRSEITQDACMCEAQIVFQKKVQSTIQELSRKLDELSDKVNLIEDQQQY